From one Microlunatus sp. Gsoil 973 genomic stretch:
- a CDS encoding chorismate mutase — MTEDVWAELHRLRLSIDNMDAALVHLLAERFKITQQVGELKAAHGLPPADPDRETQQIARLRALAEESHLDPEFAEKFLNFIVAEVVRHHEAIARRAV, encoded by the coding sequence GTGACCGAGGACGTATGGGCAGAGCTGCATCGGCTGCGGCTGAGCATCGACAACATGGACGCCGCCCTGGTGCATCTGCTGGCCGAACGGTTCAAGATCACCCAGCAGGTCGGCGAGTTGAAGGCCGCCCACGGCCTGCCGCCGGCCGATCCCGACCGGGAGACCCAGCAGATCGCGCGGCTGCGAGCACTGGCCGAGGAGTCCCACCTCGATCCCGAGTTCGCCGAGAAGTTCCTCAACTTCATCGTCGCCGAGGTGGTACGCCACCACGAGGCGATCGCTCGGCGGGCCGTCTGA
- a CDS encoding FAD-binding dehydrogenase — protein MDADVIVIGHGLSGLVATAELVAAGRSVILLDGEPARALGGQAHWSFGGLFMVDTPEQRRMRVRDSEALALADWLGSAGFDSPSDYWPRRWAEAYVSFASGELRSWLYGLGVRWFPVVQWAERGGGPVPGHGNSVPRFHITWGTGPGLVQPFADRIRDRERVRILNRHKVSGLSAGTDGVRVDGHVLAASSVPRGARSPDDSAGEFSLSAQAVIICAGGIGGNVDLVRQNWPRKWGNPPEKMILGVPDFVDGSMLQVAENAGGRVINKERMWHYPEGVINHSPVWTGHGIRILPGPSALWLDARGERLPFPLYPGFDALGALRHITSHGDDYSWFVLNLETVGKEFALSGSEQNADLTGKDLRQLSTRVRPGPTPEVRAFIDRGADFLTARTVAGLAERMNALTGTELIDAQRLQRLIETRDQQVVSGLGKDPQITATAAARRYLGDRLTRVATPHPYLDVRRPGEGVAGVGGPLVAVRLHVLTRKTLGGLETDLDGRVLTADGTPLPGVYAAGEVAGFGGGGVHGYRSLEGTFLGGCLYSGRVAGRAAARAVG, from the coding sequence ATGGATGCGGACGTCATCGTCATCGGGCACGGCCTGTCAGGTCTGGTCGCCACCGCCGAACTCGTCGCCGCCGGCCGGTCGGTGATCCTGCTCGACGGCGAGCCGGCGCGGGCGCTCGGCGGCCAGGCGCACTGGTCATTCGGCGGACTGTTCATGGTCGACACCCCGGAGCAGCGACGCATGCGGGTGCGGGACTCCGAGGCCCTGGCACTGGCCGACTGGCTGGGCTCGGCCGGCTTCGACTCGCCGTCGGACTACTGGCCAAGACGCTGGGCCGAGGCGTACGTGTCCTTCGCCTCGGGCGAGCTGCGGAGCTGGTTGTACGGCCTGGGCGTGCGCTGGTTCCCGGTCGTCCAGTGGGCCGAACGCGGCGGCGGTCCGGTGCCCGGCCACGGCAATTCGGTGCCGCGCTTCCACATCACCTGGGGCACCGGGCCCGGCCTGGTACAGCCGTTCGCCGACCGCATCCGTGATCGGGAACGGGTCCGGATCCTCAATCGACACAAGGTTTCCGGGCTCTCGGCCGGTACCGATGGCGTCCGGGTCGACGGCCACGTGCTCGCGGCGAGTTCGGTGCCGCGCGGTGCTCGGAGCCCGGACGACTCGGCCGGGGAGTTCTCACTGTCGGCGCAGGCCGTGATCATCTGCGCCGGCGGGATCGGCGGAAACGTCGATCTCGTCCGGCAGAACTGGCCGAGGAAATGGGGCAACCCGCCGGAGAAGATGATCTTGGGCGTACCGGACTTCGTCGACGGCTCGATGCTGCAGGTGGCCGAGAACGCCGGCGGCCGGGTGATCAACAAGGAACGGATGTGGCACTACCCCGAGGGCGTGATCAACCATTCCCCGGTCTGGACCGGCCACGGCATCCGCATCCTGCCCGGCCCCTCGGCGTTGTGGCTTGACGCACGGGGCGAACGGCTGCCGTTCCCGCTGTATCCGGGGTTCGACGCGCTCGGTGCCCTGCGGCACATCACCAGCCACGGCGACGACTACTCCTGGTTCGTGCTGAACCTGGAGACCGTCGGCAAGGAGTTCGCCCTGTCCGGCTCGGAGCAGAACGCCGATCTCACCGGCAAGGACCTCAGGCAGTTGTCCACCCGGGTACGGCCCGGGCCGACACCGGAGGTGCGGGCCTTCATCGACCGCGGTGCGGACTTCCTGACGGCGAGAACCGTCGCCGGACTCGCCGAACGGATGAACGCGCTGACCGGTACCGAGCTGATCGACGCACAGCGACTGCAACGGCTGATCGAGACCCGTGACCAGCAGGTGGTCTCCGGGCTGGGCAAGGATCCGCAGATCACCGCGACCGCGGCGGCCAGGCGGTATCTGGGGGATCGGCTGACCCGGGTGGCCACGCCACATCCCTACCTGGACGTCCGACGACCCGGCGAAGGCGTTGCCGGCGTCGGAGGGCCGCTGGTCGCGGTACGGCTGCATGTGCTGACCCGCAAGACGCTCGGCGGGTTGGAGACCGACCTGGACGGACGGGTGCTGACCGCGGACGGGACCCCGCTGCCGGGTGTCTACGCGGCCGGCGAGGTGGCCGGGTTCGGTGGCGGAGGGGTACACGGATACCGGTCCCTGGAGGGCACGTTCCTCGGCGGCTGCCTGTATTCGGGCCGGGTCGCCGGTCGAGCGGCGGCGCGCGCCGTCGGCTGA
- the guaA gene encoding glutamine-hydrolyzing GMP synthase, with product MTTHPTPNSTTSPAEDHDLVIVVDYGAQYAQLIARRVREANVYSEIVPHTATVAEILARKPKAVILSGGPSSVYTPGAPQVDPGMFSGDVPVFGICYGFQAMARALGGEVARTGGSEFGRTALQVGDHGRLLAGLPDHLRVWMSHGDSVVKAPDGFVALAGTDGAPIAAFEDLGRGLAGVQWHPEVLHSESGQRVLESFLFEVAGARPTWTASNIVEESVAAIRQEVGDKQVICALSGGVDSAVAAALVQRAIGDQLTCVFVDHGLLRRGEAEQVELDFVEVTGVDLKVFDARKQFLDALAGVSDPERKRKIIGAEFIACFEQAAREIVGSVDGSVEFLVQGTLYPDVVESGGGEGAANIKSHHNVGGLPDDLQFTLIEPLRTLFKDEVRAVGEELGLPAAMVWRQPFPGPGLAIRIIGEVTQERLDILREADAIVRAEVTAAGLDRDIWQFPVVLLADVRSVGVQGDGRTYGHPIVLRPVTSEDAMTADWGRLPYDLLERISSKITNSVREINRVTLDITSKPPATIEWE from the coding sequence ATGACCACACACCCAACGCCGAACTCGACAACGAGTCCTGCTGAGGACCACGATCTGGTGATCGTGGTCGATTACGGCGCCCAGTACGCCCAGTTGATCGCCCGGCGGGTTCGCGAGGCCAACGTCTATTCCGAGATCGTCCCGCACACCGCGACGGTCGCCGAGATTCTGGCGCGCAAGCCGAAGGCCGTCATCCTTTCCGGCGGGCCGTCCTCGGTGTACACCCCTGGCGCTCCGCAGGTCGACCCCGGGATGTTCTCCGGTGACGTGCCGGTGTTCGGGATCTGCTACGGCTTCCAGGCGATGGCCCGGGCGCTGGGTGGTGAGGTGGCACGGACCGGTGGGAGCGAGTTCGGCCGGACCGCGCTGCAGGTCGGCGATCACGGTCGGCTGCTGGCCGGGCTGCCTGATCACCTGCGGGTCTGGATGAGCCATGGCGACTCCGTGGTCAAGGCGCCCGACGGCTTCGTTGCGCTGGCCGGCACCGACGGAGCGCCGATCGCGGCGTTCGAGGATCTGGGTCGCGGACTGGCCGGGGTGCAGTGGCATCCCGAAGTGCTGCACAGCGAGTCCGGTCAGCGGGTGTTGGAGAGCTTCCTCTTCGAGGTGGCCGGCGCGCGGCCGACCTGGACCGCCTCGAACATCGTCGAGGAGTCGGTGGCCGCGATCCGGCAAGAGGTCGGTGACAAACAGGTGATCTGCGCGTTGTCCGGCGGCGTCGACTCAGCTGTCGCCGCGGCGCTGGTGCAGCGGGCGATCGGTGATCAACTCACCTGCGTGTTCGTTGATCATGGTCTGCTGCGCAGGGGTGAGGCGGAGCAGGTCGAGCTGGATTTCGTCGAGGTGACCGGTGTCGATCTGAAGGTGTTCGATGCCCGCAAGCAGTTCCTGGATGCGCTTGCCGGCGTCTCCGACCCGGAACGCAAGCGCAAGATCATCGGGGCCGAATTCATCGCCTGCTTCGAACAGGCGGCCCGGGAGATCGTCGGTTCCGTCGACGGATCGGTCGAGTTCCTGGTGCAGGGCACCCTGTATCCCGACGTCGTCGAGTCCGGCGGTGGCGAGGGTGCGGCCAACATCAAGAGCCACCACAACGTGGGTGGCCTGCCCGATGATCTTCAGTTCACCCTGATCGAACCGCTGCGCACCTTGTTCAAGGACGAGGTCCGCGCGGTCGGTGAGGAACTCGGTCTGCCGGCGGCCATGGTCTGGCGGCAGCCCTTCCCCGGCCCCGGGCTGGCCATCAGGATCATCGGCGAGGTGACCCAGGAACGGCTGGACATCCTGCGTGAGGCCGATGCGATCGTTCGCGCCGAGGTGACCGCTGCCGGTCTGGACCGGGACATCTGGCAGTTCCCGGTCGTGCTGCTGGCTGATGTCCGTTCAGTGGGTGTCCAGGGCGACGGCCGGACCTACGGCCACCCCATCGTGCTCCGCCCGGTGACCAGTGAGGACGCGATGACCGCTGACTGGGGACGGCTGCCGTACGACCTGCTGGAGCGGATCAGTTCCAAGATCACCAACAGTGTCCGGGAGATCAACCGGGTGACGCTGGACATCACCAGCAAGCCGCCGGCAACCATCGAGTGGGAGTGA
- a CDS encoding PspC domain-containing protein, which yields MNYPESRPRRLRRSRNDRWIGGVCGGIAEYLNMDPTLVRVAVVIIALVTAAVPVIAIYLLMMLLIPEAEPREPGSIGPAPRFGWQQQNPQQHSDPVWGAAGPPWRPNRDPNIDTSAPQPPRQSAEDLFSRAKHPTQPSGPTVNQPPTPPAQSDPGPAGDKGPEPAGDDKPEG from the coding sequence ATGAACTATCCCGAGTCCCGCCCCCGCCGGCTGCGCCGCAGTCGGAACGATCGATGGATCGGCGGTGTCTGCGGCGGGATCGCCGAATACCTGAACATGGATCCGACGCTGGTCCGGGTTGCCGTCGTGATCATCGCCCTGGTCACCGCGGCGGTCCCGGTCATCGCGATCTATCTGCTGATGATGCTGCTGATTCCCGAGGCCGAGCCCCGGGAGCCCGGATCGATCGGTCCGGCACCGCGGTTCGGGTGGCAGCAGCAGAATCCGCAGCAGCACAGCGATCCGGTCTGGGGCGCCGCTGGTCCCCCGTGGCGGCCGAACCGTGACCCGAACATCGACACCTCGGCGCCGCAGCCGCCGCGGCAGAGCGCTGAGGACCTGTTCAGCCGGGCCAAGCACCCGACCCAGCCGAGCGGCCCGACCGTCAATCAGCCCCCGACGCCGCCCGCCCAGTCCGACCCCGGCCCGGCCGGGGACAAGGGGCCCGAACCGGCCGGTGACGACAAGCCGGAGGGCTGA
- a CDS encoding PspC domain-containing protein yields MSSIWTVRRSATDRKVSGLSAGLADAWDVDPMLVRVGFAVLALSGGIGLVLYAAGWLMLPAEDKDQSQLEEWVPQTRTWSREVKIGVVVAACIIGALALSWLVPFSFTAALVVAAVWYFGYYRNRRRPADRDDRQPPPLQFAEFPGEPTAFTEAATAWQQRIADYQQAMMRRSAAAPSSSTAEAPNAGVGLRPAPPEPAADVDRQVFLSHPDPVGLYSEPTPDSAMEQLAAQTRLRRRAARRLGLVSVIVLGVAMSGLGVASVLGAPITAPAYLSAALLIFGTTLLVGARVGRPRGLAFATVVVAVSMVLTLVAQNNTAFAGDVGIKRLQYTSAAELPAGDHLRVGQLTVDLRQVAPEQSRSYTASVGTGRLVVELPRGVATRVTGTVREGMISADGKQLSSGPNLSFREQPPAATVGPVFTVDLKVGKGQLEVRR; encoded by the coding sequence ATGAGTTCGATCTGGACGGTCCGACGCAGCGCGACCGATCGCAAGGTCAGCGGGCTGTCGGCCGGTCTGGCAGACGCCTGGGACGTCGACCCGATGCTGGTCCGCGTCGGATTCGCCGTGCTCGCCCTGAGCGGCGGCATCGGACTCGTCCTGTACGCGGCCGGCTGGCTGATGCTGCCCGCCGAGGACAAGGATCAGTCCCAACTCGAGGAGTGGGTCCCGCAGACCCGTACCTGGTCGCGCGAGGTGAAGATCGGCGTCGTCGTTGCCGCCTGCATCATCGGCGCGCTCGCCCTGTCCTGGCTGGTGCCGTTCAGCTTCACCGCCGCGCTCGTGGTGGCCGCGGTCTGGTACTTCGGCTACTACCGGAACCGGCGACGCCCGGCCGATCGGGACGACCGGCAGCCGCCACCGTTGCAGTTCGCCGAATTCCCCGGCGAACCGACCGCCTTCACCGAAGCCGCCACAGCCTGGCAGCAGCGGATCGCCGACTACCAGCAGGCCATGATGCGGCGGTCGGCAGCCGCGCCCTCCTCCTCGACGGCCGAGGCACCGAACGCCGGCGTCGGTCTCCGCCCGGCGCCGCCCGAACCGGCAGCCGATGTGGACCGGCAGGTGTTCCTCTCCCATCCCGACCCCGTCGGCCTCTATTCCGAGCCGACACCGGACAGTGCGATGGAACAACTGGCCGCGCAGACCCGCCTGCGTCGCCGTGCGGCACGCCGCCTCGGCCTGGTCTCGGTGATCGTGCTCGGTGTCGCGATGAGCGGGCTCGGGGTGGCGTCCGTACTCGGCGCACCGATCACCGCCCCGGCGTACCTGTCGGCGGCGTTGTTGATCTTCGGCACGACGCTGCTGGTCGGCGCCCGCGTCGGACGGCCCCGCGGACTGGCGTTCGCCACTGTTGTCGTCGCGGTCTCGATGGTTCTGACCCTGGTCGCCCAGAACAACACGGCCTTCGCCGGTGATGTCGGCATCAAGCGGCTGCAGTACACGTCGGCAGCCGAATTGCCGGCCGGTGACCACCTGCGTGTCGGACAGCTCACCGTCGACCTGCGCCAGGTCGCACCGGAACAGTCGCGCAGCTACACCGCCTCGGTCGGCACCGGACGGCTGGTCGTCGAACTGCCCCGCGGCGTTGCGACCCGGGTGACCGGGACCGTCCGCGAGGGAATGATCAGCGCCGACGGCAAACAACTCAGCTCCGGTCCGAACCTTTCCTTCCGTGAGCAGCCTCCGGCCGCAACCGTCGGGCCGGTGTTCACGGTCGATCTGAAGGTCGGCAAAGGCCAGCTGGAGGTACGTCGATGA
- a CDS encoding ATP-binding protein → MVSIGAQGRSGSQLESGPVRARPESGEESPTDSVRDQVLQTAARKAEEETAPGRRRATRVSDGALLGGVCTGLARHLGWPVMVLRIGFVALAITQFVGVIAYAALWLLMPPETRTAAPGLEAHSRQGLRQETKHRRRSDWGVLLALVVLGAGLIWLLQMTGLGIRQQIFWPVAFACAGAALVWRQADTARQNQWKKDAGGRVWLAPLVARGGWPSIIRVVIGLALVGAAFGIVVAQQNQIQQLPDVLAMTVLALAGLAVVAAPWLHRSRSALNEARAEKVRADARADMAAHLHDSVLQTLALIQRQSDDPKQVQRLARRQERELRTWLYGEEVSDATLKAALTNAAADIEDDRAIPVELIMVGDCDLTESLQPIIRATREAIVNAAKHSGADKIDVYAEVSEENVEIFVRDRGRGFDQNDIDEDRMGVKGSIIGRMARHGGTARIRSGPGEGTEVRLEMPR, encoded by the coding sequence ATGGTTTCCATCGGCGCTCAAGGCCGGTCCGGCTCCCAGCTCGAGTCCGGGCCGGTGCGGGCGCGCCCTGAATCCGGCGAGGAGTCGCCCACCGACTCGGTCCGGGATCAGGTGCTGCAGACAGCGGCGCGCAAGGCCGAGGAAGAGACCGCCCCCGGACGTCGGCGGGCGACCCGGGTCAGCGACGGAGCGCTGCTCGGTGGCGTGTGCACCGGCCTGGCGCGTCACCTCGGCTGGCCCGTGATGGTGCTGCGCATCGGATTCGTCGCCCTGGCCATCACCCAGTTCGTCGGCGTCATCGCCTATGCCGCCCTCTGGCTGTTGATGCCGCCGGAGACCCGCACCGCCGCCCCCGGGCTCGAGGCGCACAGCCGGCAAGGACTGCGGCAGGAGACCAAACACCGGCGGCGCTCCGACTGGGGCGTCCTGCTGGCCCTGGTCGTCTTGGGCGCCGGGCTGATCTGGTTGTTGCAGATGACCGGGCTCGGCATCCGGCAGCAGATCTTCTGGCCGGTGGCCTTCGCCTGCGCCGGCGCCGCACTGGTCTGGCGACAGGCCGACACCGCGCGGCAGAACCAGTGGAAGAAGGACGCCGGCGGTCGGGTCTGGTTGGCGCCGCTGGTCGCCCGGGGCGGGTGGCCGTCGATCATCCGGGTGGTGATCGGACTGGCCCTGGTCGGTGCGGCGTTCGGCATCGTCGTCGCCCAGCAGAACCAGATCCAGCAGCTTCCCGACGTGTTGGCCATGACCGTGCTCGCACTGGCGGGGCTCGCCGTGGTCGCCGCACCCTGGCTGCACCGGTCGCGCAGCGCATTGAACGAGGCCCGGGCAGAGAAGGTCAGGGCCGACGCCCGAGCCGACATGGCCGCCCATCTGCACGACTCGGTGCTGCAGACGCTGGCGCTCATCCAGCGCCAGTCCGACGACCCCAAGCAGGTCCAGCGGCTGGCCCGCCGCCAGGAACGGGAACTGCGTACCTGGCTGTACGGCGAGGAGGTCTCCGACGCCACCTTGAAGGCCGCGCTGACCAACGCCGCCGCCGACATCGAGGACGACCGCGCCATCCCGGTCGAGTTGATCATGGTCGGTGACTGCGACCTGACCGAGTCGCTGCAGCCGATCATCCGGGCGACCCGGGAGGCGATCGTCAACGCCGCCAAGCACTCCGGCGCCGACAAGATCGACGTGTACGCCGAGGTGTCGGAGGAGAACGTGGAGATCTTCGTCCGCGATCGCGGCAGGGGATTCGATCAGAACGACATCGACGAGGACCGGATGGGCGTCAAGGGCAGCATCATCGGGCGGATGGCCCGCCACGGTGGCACCGCCCGGATTCGCAGCGGTCCCGGCGAGGGAACCGAAGTACGACTGGAGATGCCCCGATGA
- a CDS encoding response regulator transcription factor, whose translation MTEQRNEFTQPDTLGRAGSDAGTPVERRPDDPRSVVIVDDHAMFRSGVRHEIGNRCRVLGEAEDVDSAVRVILQAKPDVVLLDVHLPGGGGVEVLNRVHQKNPEQKFLALSVSDAAEDVIGVIRGGARGYVTKSISGPELIDAIRRVAEGDAVFSPRLAGFVLDAFSGAIDIASVDEDLDRLSPREREVMRLIARGYAYKEVAKELFISIKTVETHVSSVLRKLQLSNRHQLTRWATDRRLV comes from the coding sequence ATGACCGAGCAGCGCAACGAGTTCACCCAGCCGGACACCCTGGGAAGGGCCGGTAGCGACGCAGGGACGCCGGTCGAACGTCGCCCCGACGACCCGCGCAGCGTGGTCATCGTCGATGATCACGCGATGTTCCGCAGCGGTGTACGGCACGAGATCGGCAACCGGTGTCGGGTGCTCGGCGAGGCCGAGGACGTCGATTCGGCAGTGCGGGTGATCCTGCAGGCCAAGCCGGATGTCGTACTGCTCGACGTCCACCTGCCCGGCGGTGGCGGGGTCGAGGTGTTGAATCGGGTGCATCAGAAGAATCCGGAGCAGAAGTTCCTGGCATTGTCGGTCTCCGACGCGGCGGAGGACGTGATCGGGGTGATCCGCGGCGGTGCCCGCGGTTACGTCACCAAGTCGATCAGCGGGCCCGAGTTGATCGACGCCATCCGCCGGGTCGCGGAGGGCGACGCGGTGTTCTCACCGCGGCTGGCGGGCTTCGTGCTGGACGCATTCTCCGGTGCCATCGACATCGCCAGTGTCGACGAGGACCTGGATCGACTGTCCCCGCGGGAGCGGGAAGTGATGCGATTGATCGCCCGCGGGTATGCCTACAAAGAGGTGGCCAAGGAATTGTTCATCTCGATCAAGACGGTGGAGACCCATGTCAGCAGCGTGTTGCGCAAGCTGCAACTCTCCAACCGTCACCAGCTGACCCGGTGGGCGACGGACCGCCGCCTGGTCTGA